In the genome of Mycobacteriales bacterium, the window GGCCACCGTCAGGGTCGGGCCGAAGGTCTCCTGGGTGACCGCCTCGGCGTCCTCGGGCACGTCCACCAGCACGGTCGGGTACGCGTACGGCGGGCGGACCGCGTCGGCGCCCCCGACCAGGGCCCGGCCGCCCCGGTCCAGCGCGCCGGCCACGTGCCGGCGGATCACGTCGAGCTGGGCGGGCACCGTGGCCGGGCCGTACGAGGCCGTCCGGTCGTCACCCGGGCGCAGGGTCCGGGCCTTGGCCGTCAGGGCCGCGACGAACTCGTCGTAGACGGCGTCCACGGCGTACACCCGCTCGATGCCGATGCAGGTCTGGCCGCCGTTGGCCATCCCGCCCCAGAGCGCGGCGGTGGCGGCCGCGTCGACGTCGGCGTCCGCGTCGACGATGAGCGCGTCCTTGCCGCCGCACTCCAGCAGCACCGGCGTGAGCGTCTCGGCGCAGGTGGCCATGATCTTCTTCGCGGTCGCGGTCGAGCCGGTGAACGCGAGCTTGTCCACCCCCGACCGGCACAGGGCCGCCCCGGTGCTCCCGGCCCCGGTGATCAGCTGCAGCACCGGCTTCTCCGGCACCACCGCGGCGAAGCTGTCGACCAGCCACTGCCCGACCGCCGGGGTGTGCTCCGAGGGCTTGAACACGACCGCGTTGCCGGCCGCGAGCGCGTAGACGATCGAGCCCATCGGGGTGAAGACCGGGTAGTTCCACGGCCCGATGACGCCCACCACCCCGTACGGCTGGTACTCCACCGACGCGGCCAGGTTGGCGACCAGCACGCCCGGGCGGACCTTGCGCCGGCCCAGCACCCGCGCGGCGTTGGCGGGCGCCCAGTGCACGTGCTCGACCGCGCTGGCCAGCTCGATCATCGCGTCGTCGACCGGCTTGCCGGTCTCCCGGTGGATCAGCTCGGCCAGCTCGCCGGACCGGTTGGCCAGCCGGGCCTGCCAGATCCGCAGCCGCGCCGCCCGCCCGGCGAACCCGAGCGAGTCCCACCAGGCCGCCGCCGTCCGGGCCCGGTCCACAGTGGACCGTACGGCGGCCTCGTCGTGGACGGAGAACGTGCCCACCGGCTCGCCGGTCGCGGGGTTGACCGACTCGAAGGTGTCCACTGTGGACGTCATGACGCTCCTGTCAGGGCCGGGTTCCGGACGCGACCGCGGATGAGGTCGGCGGCGCGCTCGGCGATCGCGATGGTGGGGGCGTTGGTGTTGCCGCGCGGGACGGCCGGCATCACGGCGGCGTCGGCGACCCGCAGCCCGGCCACGCCGTGCACGCGCAGCTCGGCGTCCACGACCGGGCCGATCGAGCAGGTGCCGACCGGGTGGTAGAGCGTCTCGGTGCCGGCCCGGACGGCGGCCTGCGGGTCCAGCGCGGCCGGACCGTACGGCGCCTGGATGATGTCCGCGAGCGGGCCGGTGGCGGCGATCCGGTGGGCCAGCTCGACCCCGGCCGTCATGACCGCGAGGTCGGCCGGGTCGGTGAAGTAGCCGGCCTCGATCCGGGGCCGCCAGCGCGGGTCGGCCGAGCGCAGCGTGAGCCGGCCGCGGCTGCGGACGTGCACGACGGTCGGCGCGATCGTCATCCCGGCCGCGAGCACGGCCCGGCCGTGGTCGACCACCATCGCGGGCATCGCCAGCAGCTGCAGGTCCGGCGCCGGAGCGTCCGTGGTCCGGACGAACCCGCCGGCCTCGGCCACGTTGGAGGTCAGCGGGCCGCGGTGGCCGGCCAGCCAGCGCAGCACGTTGGCCGGCGTCTCGGCGTCGCGCAGGTCGGGCACGCCGCGGGTGCGGAAGTTCAGCGGCAGGGTCGGGTGGTCCTGCAGGTTCTCCCCCACCGGCAGGTCGGCGGCGACCTCGACGCCGAGCGCCTCCAGCGCGGCCGCCGGCCCGATCCCGGAGACCAGGAGCAGCTGCGGGCTGCCGATCGCCCCGGCCGCCAGCACGACCTCGCGCCGGGCCCGGACGACCTCGGTGCTGCCCTGCCGGGTGACCACGACCCCGGTGGCCCGGCCGCCCGCCAGCACGATCCGGCCGACCGCGGCGTCGGTGAGCACGGTGAGGTTGCGCCGTCCCAGCGCCGGGCGCAGGTAGGCGTCCGCGGCCGACCAGCGCCGACCGCCGCGCTGGGTCACCTGGTAAGGCCCGAACCCGTCCTGGGCGGCGCCGTTGAAGTCCGGGTTGGCCGGCAGCCCGGCCGCGGCCGCCGACTCCAGGAACGCCGTGACCAGCGGGTGCTGCCGGCGCAGATCCTCCACCCGCAGCGGACCCCCGACCGCGTGGTACGCCGAGGCGCCCCGGGCGTTGTCCTCGGCCCGCAGGAAGTAGGGCAGCAGGTCGCGCCAACCCCAGCCGGGCACGCCCCAGCCGTCGTAGTCGGCCGCCGCGCCGCGGATGTAGATCATCGCGTTGATCGAGGAGCTGCCGCCCAGGGTCCGCCCCCGCGGCCAGGCCAGCCGCCGCCCGGCCAGCTCGGGCTCCGGCTCGGTGCGCAGGTCCCAGTCCCGCTCGGTGCCGAAGAGCTGGTAGAACGCGGCCGGCAGCCGGACCTCGACCGGGTCGTCGGGCGGCCCCGCCTCCAGCAGCAGCACGCTCGTGCCGGGGTCCTCGGACAGCCGGGCGGCGAGCACGCAGCCGGCACTGCCCGCGCCGACGACCACGACGTCGTACGCGCCGATCATGCCCGTCACGCTACTCGTGGGTAATGCCGGATCGTTCGGCCGTGCGGCGGAACGGGTAAGAACAACCTTGGAAACCGTCCAAGGCCGGGGAGGCTCGGGAATGTCCAGCGACACCGACGCGGAGCCGCGGCGGAGCACCGACCGGGGCGGGGCCACCCGCATCACCGGCGGCATCCGGCGCGGGTTCGTCCGCACCGTGGTCACCGGCGTGGTCGTGCTCCTCGTGGCCCTCCTGGCGCTGCTCGGGCTGCGCTCGCTGTCGAAGTGGCCGTTCGGGGACGAGGACAGGGACCGCAGCGGGCCGGCCGTGCTCGTCGCGATGCGCGACCTGTCCGAGTACCACGCCGCCGCCGGGGAGTACCAGGTGCTCATCGACATCCAGCAGGACGCGAAGTTCCTGCCCGACATCATCAAGGGCAAGCGGACGATCTTCCTCGCGGTCGGCTCCGTCGACGCGTACGTGGACTTCCGCAAGCTCGGCGACGACGCGGTCACCGTCTCCGCGGACCGCAAGTCGGTCTCCCTCACGCTCCCGCGCGCGCAGCTGTCGACGCCGAACGTCGACCCGACCCAGAGCCGGGTGCTCAACCAGGACCTCGGCGTCGTCGACCGGCTCGGCGGGCTGTTCTCGGACGAGCCCAACCCGCAGAACCAGCAGATGTACGTGCTGGCCCGGCAACGGCTGGCCGACGCCGCCGGCCAGGTCGGGCTGCAGAAACGGGCCGAGGACAACACGAAGACCACGCTGGACAAGCTGATGCGCTCGCTCGGCTTCACGAACGTGACGATCACCTTCGTGAATCCGGCCGCCGGCGGGTGACCCGCCGCGGGCCGTGGTGGGCGCTGGCGATCCTGGCCGTCACGGTCGGGCAGCTGCTGGTCGCGACGCTCGCGCCCGGCCTGGAGCGGTTCGAGGGCAAGGCGTTCGCGGGCCGGCTCGTC includes:
- a CDS encoding aldehyde dehydrogenase family protein — encoded protein: MTSTVDTFESVNPATGEPVGTFSVHDEAAVRSTVDRARTAAAWWDSLGFAGRAARLRIWQARLANRSGELAELIHRETGKPVDDAMIELASAVEHVHWAPANAARVLGRRKVRPGVLVANLAASVEYQPYGVVGVIGPWNYPVFTPMGSIVYALAAGNAVVFKPSEHTPAVGQWLVDSFAAVVPEKPVLQLITGAGSTGAALCRSGVDKLAFTGSTATAKKIMATCAETLTPVLLECGGKDALIVDADADVDAAATAALWGGMANGGQTCIGIERVYAVDAVYDEFVAALTAKARTLRPGDDRTASYGPATVPAQLDVIRRHVAGALDRGGRALVGGADAVRPPYAYPTVLVDVPEDAEAVTQETFGPTLTVARVADADEAVERANATGYGLGAAVFAKADGEDIARRIRSGMASVNSVLGYAGVGALPFGGVGDSGFGRIHGDDGLREFARTKAITRQRFPAPIDVTRFDRKPWAIKGLGMVLRSVYGRAPRP
- a CDS encoding GMC family oxidoreductase N-terminal domain-containing protein, whose translation is MIGAYDVVVVGAGSAGCVLAARLSEDPGTSVLLLEAGPPDDPVEVRLPAAFYQLFGTERDWDLRTEPEPELAGRRLAWPRGRTLGGSSSINAMIYIRGAAADYDGWGVPGWGWRDLLPYFLRAEDNARGASAYHAVGGPLRVEDLRRQHPLVTAFLESAAAAGLPANPDFNGAAQDGFGPYQVTQRGGRRWSAADAYLRPALGRRNLTVLTDAAVGRIVLAGGRATGVVVTRQGSTEVVRARREVVLAAGAIGSPQLLLVSGIGPAAALEALGVEVAADLPVGENLQDHPTLPLNFRTRGVPDLRDAETPANVLRWLAGHRGPLTSNVAEAGGFVRTTDAPAPDLQLLAMPAMVVDHGRAVLAAGMTIAPTVVHVRSRGRLTLRSADPRWRPRIEAGYFTDPADLAVMTAGVELAHRIAATGPLADIIQAPYGPAALDPQAAVRAGTETLYHPVGTCSIGPVVDAELRVHGVAGLRVADAAVMPAVPRGNTNAPTIAIAERAADLIRGRVRNPALTGAS
- a CDS encoding DUF4230 domain-containing protein; this encodes MSSDTDAEPRRSTDRGGATRITGGIRRGFVRTVVTGVVVLLVALLALLGLRSLSKWPFGDEDRDRSGPAVLVAMRDLSEYHAAAGEYQVLIDIQQDAKFLPDIIKGKRTIFLAVGSVDAYVDFRKLGDDAVTVSADRKSVSLTLPRAQLSTPNVDPTQSRVLNQDLGVVDRLGGLFSDEPNPQNQQMYVLARQRLADAAGQVGLQKRAEDNTKTTLDKLMRSLGFTNVTITFVNPAAGG